Proteins from a genomic interval of Polaribacter sp. Q13:
- a CDS encoding sulfatase, with protein sequence MRIYFLAAFSLLFFSCNSSQKELNQKIKKRPNILFIGIDDLRPELGCYGSDIAVSPNLDKLAGEGLLFENAYCQQAICGPSRASLLTGIRPETSGVFHNYIKFRDVNPDVVTLPQHFKNNGYETVYMGKIFHHGDLDDEKSWSRLPALDSMQGIKKPVGFALEKNNLDRVKTRKEMNAKYGAVAKFGLASGVAYESADVSDNTYVDGYNTELAIATMKEMAAKNDKPFFLGLGFNKPHLNWVSPKKYWDLYDREKIKLATQTEGPENGATMGLHPSFELRVRSGIPKQGPIDKELAITLKHAYLACVSYVDAQIGKMIAALEKEGLRENTIIIVWSDHGWHLGDMGIWGKATNYEIATRVPLLIWTPDMPKGSQGKTTDALVELVDMYPTLAELAGLEIPKHVEGTSFTPLIENPKKPWKDAAFSQFPSPALREWGGFPIRPAMRETYFGPLLKEVEGEIKNQQKEKWDRDLFENNLMGYAMRTAQYRFIVWKDRTNKEKEPVFVELYDHQTDPTETKNIANENTALVEKLMIQFIKGWQGNIPKKSI encoded by the coding sequence AGTCCTAATTTAGATAAACTTGCTGGTGAAGGATTGTTGTTTGAAAATGCGTATTGTCAGCAAGCTATTTGCGGGCCATCAAGAGCTAGTTTGTTAACAGGGATTAGACCAGAAACAAGTGGGGTTTTTCATAATTACATCAAATTTAGAGACGTAAATCCAGATGTGGTTACCCTGCCGCAACATTTTAAAAATAACGGTTATGAAACGGTGTACATGGGGAAGATTTTTCATCATGGAGATTTAGATGATGAGAAATCATGGAGTAGATTACCAGCTTTAGATAGTATGCAAGGCATAAAAAAACCAGTAGGTTTTGCTTTAGAAAAGAACAATTTAGATCGTGTAAAAACACGAAAAGAAATGAATGCAAAATATGGTGCTGTAGCTAAATTTGGTTTGGCTTCTGGAGTTGCTTATGAATCTGCAGATGTTTCAGACAATACCTATGTAGATGGCTATAATACAGAATTAGCCATTGCAACCATGAAAGAAATGGCGGCTAAAAATGACAAACCTTTTTTCTTAGGATTAGGTTTTAATAAACCACATTTAAATTGGGTTTCACCAAAAAAGTATTGGGATTTATACGATAGAGAAAAAATAAAACTAGCTACCCAAACTGAAGGCCCAGAAAATGGAGCAACAATGGGGTTACATCCTTCTTTTGAATTACGTGTAAGAAGCGGAATTCCGAAGCAAGGACCTATTGATAAAGAATTAGCAATTACCTTAAAACATGCATATTTAGCATGTGTAAGTTATGTTGATGCTCAGATTGGTAAAATGATTGCGGCTTTAGAAAAAGAAGGCTTAAGAGAAAATACCATAATTATTGTTTGGAGTGATCATGGTTGGCATTTAGGTGATATGGGTATTTGGGGAAAAGCAACGAATTATGAAATAGCAACACGCGTTCCGTTATTAATTTGGACACCAGATATGCCAAAAGGAAGTCAAGGAAAAACCACAGATGCTTTGGTAGAATTGGTAGATATGTATCCTACGTTAGCAGAATTAGCAGGTTTAGAAATTCCAAAACATGTAGAAGGAACAAGTTTTACTCCATTAATAGAAAACCCTAAAAAACCTTGGAAAGATGCTGCGTTTAGTCAGTTTCCTTCACCAGCATTAAGAGAATGGGGTGGCTTTCCAATACGACCAGCAATGAGAGAGACTTATTTTGGTCCGTTATTGAAAGAGGTTGAAGGGGAAATTAAAAATCAACAAAAAGAAAAATGGGACAGAGATTTGTTTGAAAACAACTTAATGGGCTATGCCATGAGAACAGCTCAATACAGATTTATTGTTTGGAAAGATAGAACAAACAAAGAGAAGGAGCCTGTTTTTGTAGAGTTGTATGACCATCAAACAGATCCAACGGAAACAAAGAATATCGCTAATGAAAATACAGCTTTAGTTGAAAAATTAATGATTCAATTTATTAAAGGTTGGCAAGGAAATATTCCAAAGAAATCTATTTAA
- a CDS encoding FAD-dependent oxidoreductase, whose protein sequence is MKRRDFFKKGATAAIAVGAIPMIASSCASTNDMVYDRENDKWFHLGTGKTGANSRKKTNGYDVAVIGGGAAGICAAVAAARNGSKTVLIQDRPVLGGNASSEMRVHLNGVNNIKGKAERETGIIEEILLHNRFENEQESFPVFDHVLYDFVVREPNITLMLNTQAVDAVMDGNKIKSAMCWQATTETMFTINAPIFIDCSGDGLLAATSGAEYRTGREGKAEFNEKYAPDEPDGWQMGATLLMSSKDMGKPMKYSPPSYAIKYTHEGANKRRKFAGFRDGVWWIEVGSEDDIIAEAEVNRHKLMGYLHGVWDYIKNSGKFPEAENLALDWVGSLPGRRESRRFVGDYILSEKDMTEHKHFEDAIGFGGWSLDEHNPGGIENISEPPSYFHYHFKEVYQFPFRSLYSKNVSNLLFAGRNVSQTHIALSSSRIMATCALEGQAVGTAATICNKYNINPREVAKKHIKELQEQLLRDDVFIPKRNANDPKDLAKKASTIFGSSTSSGDAKNLTNGISRDIYGEINHWQSDGLSAEIQAEWEAPVTLSAIEIKCDTNVNRNIMMRKDSKNDDLYGNSVPKEMLKAVSFEARVNGSWIALGAITDNRTRLIKMKFSSVKTTAIRVKMTETYGAENVKLFELRCYA, encoded by the coding sequence ATGAAAAGAAGAGATTTTTTCAAAAAAGGAGCAACAGCTGCCATTGCAGTCGGAGCAATACCTATGATTGCATCGTCATGTGCAAGTACAAATGATATGGTGTATGATAGAGAAAATGATAAATGGTTTCATTTAGGAACGGGGAAAACAGGAGCGAATTCAAGAAAAAAAACAAACGGATATGATGTTGCTGTTATTGGTGGTGGAGCAGCGGGAATCTGTGCTGCAGTTGCTGCTGCAAGAAATGGTTCTAAAACGGTTTTAATTCAAGATAGACCTGTTTTAGGAGGAAATGCTTCCAGTGAAATGCGTGTGCATTTAAACGGAGTAAATAATATTAAGGGAAAAGCAGAAAGAGAAACAGGAATTATAGAAGAAATTTTATTGCACAATCGTTTTGAAAATGAGCAAGAATCTTTTCCTGTTTTCGATCATGTTTTATATGATTTTGTGGTGAGGGAGCCTAACATTACATTGATGTTAAATACCCAAGCGGTAGATGCGGTGATGGATGGAAATAAAATAAAATCTGCAATGTGTTGGCAAGCAACAACCGAAACCATGTTTACAATTAATGCACCCATTTTTATTGATTGTTCTGGTGATGGATTGTTAGCTGCAACTTCTGGTGCAGAATACAGAACAGGTAGAGAAGGGAAAGCAGAATTTAATGAAAAATATGCACCAGATGAGCCAGATGGATGGCAAATGGGCGCAACTTTATTAATGTCTTCTAAAGATATGGGGAAACCTATGAAGTATTCTCCTCCTTCTTATGCTATTAAATACACGCATGAAGGTGCAAATAAAAGAAGAAAATTTGCTGGATTTAGAGATGGTGTTTGGTGGATAGAAGTTGGGAGTGAAGATGATATTATTGCAGAAGCAGAAGTGAATAGACATAAATTAATGGGCTATTTACATGGTGTTTGGGATTATATTAAAAACTCTGGTAAGTTTCCTGAAGCAGAAAATTTAGCCTTAGATTGGGTAGGTTCTTTACCCGGAAGAAGAGAGTCTCGTCGTTTTGTTGGAGATTATATTCTGTCGGAAAAGGACATGACAGAACACAAGCATTTTGAAGATGCGATTGGTTTTGGGGGTTGGTCTTTAGATGAGCACAATCCTGGAGGGATAGAGAATATTTCTGAACCACCAAGTTATTTTCATTATCATTTTAAAGAAGTCTATCAATTTCCGTTTAGAAGTTTGTATTCTAAAAATGTGTCTAATTTACTATTTGCTGGTAGAAATGTGAGTCAGACGCATATTGCACTTTCATCGAGTAGAATTATGGCAACATGTGCTTTAGAAGGTCAGGCAGTTGGTACCGCAGCTACTATTTGTAATAAATACAATATAAACCCTAGAGAAGTCGCTAAGAAACATATAAAGGAATTACAGGAACAATTATTACGTGATGATGTTTTTATTCCGAAGAGAAATGCCAACGACCCAAAAGATTTGGCTAAAAAGGCAAGTACCATTTTTGGTTCATCTACTTCTTCTGGTGATGCTAAAAATTTAACAAACGGAATTTCGAGAGATATTTACGGAGAAATAAATCATTGGCAATCGGATGGACTTTCAGCAGAAATTCAAGCAGAATGGGAAGCTCCAGTTACATTATCAGCCATAGAAATTAAATGCGATACCAATGTGAATCGTAATATTATGATGCGTAAAGACAGTAAAAATGACGATTTGTATGGGAATTCTGTACCTAAAGAAATGTTGAAAGCAGTAAGTTTTGAAGCAAGAGTGAATGGAAGTTGGATAGCCTTAGGTGCTATAACAGACAACAGAACACGTTTGATTAAAATGAAGTTTAGCAGCGTAAAAACGACAGCTATTAGAGTAAAAATGACAGAAACTTATGGCGCTGAGAATGTAAAACTTTTTGAGTTGCGTTGTTATGCATAA